A window of the Megalopta genalis isolate 19385.01 chromosome 2, iyMegGena1_principal, whole genome shotgun sequence genome harbors these coding sequences:
- the LOC117218303 gene encoding bridge-like lipid transfer protein family member 3B isoform X1, with translation MVSLIKKQLLKHLSRFTKNLSADKINLSTFKGEGELSNLELDEIVLTDLLELPSWLRLTNAWCNKVSFRIQWTKLRSVPIVLSLDEVHIEVETCEDLRDLSSMQGLSSYTGPTKYSFIHKVIDGITVTVNTVSVTFKSPAFIASVQMNRIIVESKSPTWQRCDLRTTRLKDPDRGQLLIFKELEWQTVRIEAQSTKDKNLTPLRLLTNQARCRITIKKRISDCFVMGSRLILILDDLLWVLTDSQLKAALHFIDSLGGLIEKATILERKTKAARKLEVLPEYQAQISQQSRTKNQFNTVISKIFTRYDVVETSYHFLCQRIDLHLCDDIGNGRSSHPDLKDGGALQISLVRFQIDYYPYHLAMADRKHWAKYRENATRHSQWLQQSLSSFRSQFMDLIDSGRTQHSPLTRSQGNVAVSNTKGSGENLEKNNQTQNANAFSNDQKKSQHPSGNPVKNYILEQLAKLMTTCIIIRIDDFTLYKVTTTSRNPIPKEFITAQSRKKHATGDRDRFYLPEDVTILHAEFTYYYYPGDITFPLPPPKFYVQLNPIQVNFDVCSCLWFNSFALNLHHSLMSKDKHTTHTSTNLMYFDVKIEAILPRIVFESQQDYPNQKDRPKSLHIQTSRASITNVRSTERSSRADLAQCLNAFQMGQMFFSTEFPNKTNDYQVVTDKFLAHCAGTDNVRHPPANFTSNSVTELVRQLNRELLWTEAKDVWCCNLEPVWGDFFGARAVGQNRPVPFLDAFPLTLWCYMSMNSSNSEKFSTADIHGLAYISNLVSVQINHYQYLFLLRLSEVLSEMATYLTIDSNKILNENSGSSLIIGALIPQVEVTFVMPSHTPGKENSGADVESVVPDTSSIADEIVNATAQWHNSIDRPDFNSKKININNEDVIMATPQSEASSILSMDFMHTVIPNQPVVTFKQNGPNKHDPLAVHEKQYIGIEEEKALPTMRTIPESTVKHSKGDSSSNAPFIPNNFNIGLSSMKKGLSNLMTSFDSALKASPEDGSSDTVSIRSDISSDSENYVLVSLQDQEKLDTMFSVDNTMRITTVEEASEVVEETPDTQSEKSLDSVCKRKDIVSMATFKLSKVEFIQQSYGYASSIKVQVSNVGNDECSSIPWDEFQVKRKTKFSARSRGWVELASDSNCRSCIKLRLDHDLKCKSDSYKLSQASHVTSNKNVQSSQSQSYNTELDIDTGIIDIHNKQSVLDLFEDKLDIKITDISMILSMSSISGLKDLFEDEIIPKPIPTQIYLESISLHLNEDRPPTNITSPGPIPIDMNISKLRIMRDINGAFHIEPVVNMLSSNDSFITLSNNDNQTDQNVDYEIEINLLRKSSKQLKSDNEELRRRVDTLEKLSEENAKLMRVKEESDAVKLHLNAAQEDIQMLLREKKALQETITELQNQIIGSGGTRASWSTKR, from the exons ATGGTGTCTCTAATAAAGAAACAATTACTGAAGCATCTGTCAAG GTTCACCAAGAATCTGTCGGcagataaaataaatttaagtaCATTTAAAGGAGAAGGTGAATTATCTAATTTAGAACTTGATGAAATAGTTTTGACAGATCTGTTAGAATTGCCGTCATGGCTCAGACTAACGAATGCTTGGTGCAATAAAGTATCATTTCGCATACAATGGACTAAACTGAGAAGTGTTCCTATAGTTTtg aGTTTAGATGAAGTTCATATAGAAGTAGAAACTTGTGAAGATTTAAgagatttatcttccatgcaaggATTGTCTTCGTACACAGGTCCTACAAAATATTCTTTTATACACAAAGTAATCGATGGAATAACAGTGACTGTTAATACTGTATCAGTTACATTTAAAAGCCCTGCATTTATTGCTTCGGTTcag ATGAATCGTATCATTGTGGAATCAAAGTCTCCGACATGGCAACGTTGTGATTTAAGAACTACTAGGTTGAAAGATCCTGATCGTGGACAGTTACTTATCTTCAAAGAACTTGAGTGGCAAACAGTCAGAATAGAAGCACAAAGTACTAAAGATAAGAATCTAACTCCTTTACGTTTACTTACAAATCAAGCAAGATGTCGAATCACTATCAAGAAAAGAATCTCAG ATTGTTTTGTTATGGGATCAAGACTGATTCTTATATTGGATGACCTTCTATGGGTTTTAACAGATTCACAGTTAAAAGCAGCTCTTCATTTTATTGACTCCCTTGGTGGCTTAATAGAAAAAGCCACAATTTTAGAACGCAAAACAAAAGCTGCTAGAAAATTAGag GTATTGCCGGAATATCAAGCACAAATATCACAGCAATCCAGAACGAAAAATCAATTTAACACTgttatttcgaaaatatttacCAGATACGATGTTGTAGAAACATCATATCACTTTCTCTGTCAAagaattgatttgcatttatGCGACGACATTGGCA ATGGTAGATCCTCCCATCCTGATTTAAAAGATGGTGGGGCATTGCAAATTTCACTAGTTAGATTTCAAATTGATTATTATCCATATCATTTGGCAATGGCTGATAGAAAACATTGGGCCAAGTACAGAGAAAATGCTACCCGACATAGTCAGTGGTTGCAACAATCATTGAGTTCTTTTCGAAGCCAGTTTATGGATCTCATTGATTCTGGTAGAACTCAACACTCTCCTTTGACAAGAAGTCAAGGAAACGTTGCAG tTAGCAATACCAAAGGTTCTGGAGAAAATTTGGAAAAGAACAATCAAACGCAAAATGCAAACGCATTTTCCAATGATCAAAAGAAATCACAGCATCCGAGCGGTAATCCagtaaaaaattatattctagAACAGCTCGCCAAATTGATGACAACATGTATCATAATAAGAATCGATGACTTTACTTTGTATAAAGTAACAACGACATCTCGCAATCCTATACCGAAAGAATTTATTACAG CTCAATCAAGGAAGAAACACGCAACAG GTGATAGGGACAGGTTTTATCTACCAGAAGACGTAACGATTCTTCACGCTGAATTTACATACTATTATTACCCTGGAGACATAACATTTCCAT TGCCACCACCAAAGTTTTATGTACAACTGAATCCTATTCAAGTAAACTTTGATGTTTGTTCCTGTTTATGGTTTAATTCTTTTGCATTGAACTTACATCACTCTTTAATGAGTAAAGATAAACACACAACACATACTTCCACTAACTTAATGTACTTTGATGTAAaaattgaagctatacttcCAAGA ATAGTCTTTGAAAGTCAACAAGATTATCCAAACCAAAAGGATAGGCCGAAGTCATTACATATTCAGACTTCAAGGGCATCGATTACAAATGTCCGATCAACTGAAAGATCTTCGAGAGCAGATTTGGCTCAGTGCTTAAATGCTTTCCAAATGGGTCAGATGTTCTTCAGCACTGAATTCCctaacaaaacaaacgattatCAGGTTGTAACAGATAAATTTTTAGCGCATTGTGCAG GCACTGATAACGTGCGCCATCCACCCGCAAATTTTACTAGTAACTCTGTAACTGAATTGGTTCGCCAATTAAATAGAGAACTTTTGTGGACAGAAGCAAAGGATGTATGGTGCTGTAATTTGGAACCCGTATGGGGCGATTTCTTTGGTGCACGTGCAGTTGGACAAAATCGTCCAGTGCCATTTCTCGACGCATTTCCCTTAACACTATGGTGTTACATGTCGATGAACTCATCGAATTCGGAAAAATTTTCAACCGCTGATATTCATGGCCTTGCATACATAAGCAATTTAGTTAGCGTACAGATAAATcattatcaatatttatttttactgaGATTATCAGAAGTTCTATCGGAGATGGCAACATATCTGACCAttgattcaaataaaatattaaacgagAATTCCGGCAGCTCACTTATTATTGGTGCTCTGATACCACAAGTTGAAGTAACTTTTGTTATGCCATCCCACACACCTGGCAAAGAAAATTCAGGCGCAGATGTGGAATCAGTGGTACCGGATACATCTAGCATAGCGGATGAAATTGTAAATGCAACTGCTCAGTGGCACAATAGTATAGACCGACCTGATTTTAACAGTAAAAAGATTAATATAAATAACGAAGATGTGATTATGGCAACGCCGCAAAGCGAAGCATCATCGATATTATCAATGGATTTCATGCATACTGTTATTCCAAATCAACCCGTTGTTACATTTAAGCAGAACGGTCCAAATAAGCATGATCCATTAGCTGTACACGAAAAGCAATATATCGGTATAGAAGAAGAAAAAGCATTGCCTACTATGCGAACTATACCTGAATCCACAGTGAAACATAGTAAAGGAGATTCATCTTCGAATGCACCATTCATtcctaataatttcaatattggTCTTTCCTCTATGAAAAAAGGTCTGAGTAATTTAATGACATCATTTGATTCCGCTTTAAAAGCTTCTCCCGAGGATGGTAGCAGTGATACAGTGTCTATAAGAAGCGATATTAGTTCTGATAGCGAAAATTATGTATTGGTCAGTCTGCAAGATCAAGAAAAATTAGATACGATGTTTTCTGTTGATAATACAATGCGAATAACAACAGTAGAAGAAGCTAGCGAAGTAGTGGAAGAAACTCCTGATACCCAAAGCGAAAAATCCTTGGATAGCGTGTGTAAACGTAAAGATATT GTGTCTATGGCAACATTTAAATTGTCCAAAGTTGAATTTATTCAACAGTCTTACGGATACGCATCTTCCATCAAGGTTCAAGTATCGAATGTCGGTAATGACGAGTGTTCATCTATACCATGGGATGAATTTCAG GTCAAGAGGAAG ACAAAATTCAGTGCACGATCTAGAGGTTGggttgaattagcttcagattcgaactgtagatcatgtatcaaacttCGTTTGGATCATGACTTAAAATGCAAATCCGATTCTTACAAACTGTCTCAAGCGAGCCATGTCACAAGCAACAAGAATGTGCAATCATCTCAAAGTCAAAGTTATAATACCGAGCTGGATATAGATACTGGAATAATTGATATACACAACAAACAAAGTGTGTTAGatctattcgaagataaattAGATATTAAAATTACTGACATATCAATGATTTTATCAATGAGCTCAATAAGCGGGCTTAAAGATTTGTTTGAAGATGAAATCATACCTAAGCCAATACCAACCCAG atATATTTAGAGTCTATTTCATTACATTTGAATGAAGATCGTCCACCAACTAATATTACTTCGCCAGGACCGATTCCTATAGATATGAATATTTCAAAACTTAGAATAATGCGAGATATAAATGGTGCTTTTCATATTGAACCAGTTG TGAATATGTTGAGCTCCAATGATTCTTTCATAACGTTATCAAACAATGATAATCAAACAGATCAGAATGTAGACtacgaaatagaaataaatcTTTTAAGAAAGTCTAGCAAGCAGTTGAAGTCAGATAACGAGGAGCTTCGTCGACGTGTTGACACTCTGGAAAAATTGTCCGAGGAGAATGCAAAATTAATGCGCGTTAAAGAGGAATCCGATGCAGTAAAATTACATTTAAATGCGGCGCAAGAGGATATACAGATGCTTCTACGAGAGAAGAAAGCCTTGCAAGAAACAATAACAGAGCTTCAGAATCAAATAATTGGAAGTGGTGGTACCCGTGCATCTTGGTCAACCAAAAGATAG
- the LOC117218303 gene encoding bridge-like lipid transfer protein family member 3B isoform X4: MVSLIKKQLLKHLSRFTKNLSADKINLSTFKGEGELSNLELDEIVLTDLLELPSWLRLTNAWCNKVSFRIQWTKLRSVPIVLSLDEVHIEVETCEDLRDLSSMQGLSSYTGPTKYSFIHKVIDGITVTVNTVSVTFKSPAFIASVQMNRIIVESKSPTWQRCDLRTTRLKDPDRGQLLIFKELEWQTVRIEAQSTKDKNLTPLRLLTNQARCRITIKKRISDCFVMGSRLILILDDLLWVLTDSQLKAALHFIDSLGGLIEKATILERKTKAARKLEVLPEYQAQISQQSRTKNQFNTVISKIFTRYDVVETSYHFLCQRIDLHLCDDIGNGRSSHPDLKDGGALQISLVRFQIDYYPYHLAMADRKHWAKYRENATRHSQWLQQSLSSFRSQFMDLIDSGRTQHSPLTRSQGNVAVSNTKGSGENLEKNNQTQNANAFSNDQKKSQHPSGNPVKNYILEQLAKLMTTCIIIRIDDFTLYKVTTTSRNPIPKEFITGDRDRFYLPEDVTILHAEFTYYYYPGDITFPLPPPKFYVQLNPIQVNFDVCSCLWFNSFALNLHHSLMSKDKHTTHTSTNLMYFDVKIEAILPRIVFESQQDYPNQKDRPKSLHIQTSRASITNVRSTERSSRADLAQCLNAFQMGQMFFSTEFPNKTNDYQVVTDKFLAHCAGTDNVRHPPANFTSNSVTELVRQLNRELLWTEAKDVWCCNLEPVWGDFFGARAVGQNRPVPFLDAFPLTLWCYMSMNSSNSEKFSTADIHGLAYISNLVSVQINHYQYLFLLRLSEVLSEMATYLTIDSNKILNENSGSSLIIGALIPQVEVTFVMPSHTPGKENSGADVESVVPDTSSIADEIVNATAQWHNSIDRPDFNSKKININNEDVIMATPQSEASSILSMDFMHTVIPNQPVVTFKQNGPNKHDPLAVHEKQYIGIEEEKALPTMRTIPESTVKHSKGDSSSNAPFIPNNFNIGLSSMKKGLSNLMTSFDSALKASPEDGSSDTVSIRSDISSDSENYVLVSLQDQEKLDTMFSVDNTMRITTVEEASEVVEETPDTQSEKSLDSVCKRKDIVSMATFKLSKVEFIQQSYGYASSIKVQVSNVGNDECSSIPWDEFQTKFSARSRGWVELASDSNCRSCIKLRLDHDLKCKSDSYKLSQASHVTSNKNVQSSQSQSYNTELDIDTGIIDIHNKQSVLDLFEDKLDIKITDISMILSMSSISGLKDLFEDEIIPKPIPTQIYLESISLHLNEDRPPTNITSPGPIPIDMNISKLRIMRDINGAFHIEPVVNMLSSNDSFITLSNNDNQTDQNVDYEIEINLLRKSSKQLKSDNEELRRRVDTLEKLSEENAKLMRVKEESDAVKLHLNAAQEDIQMLLREKKALQETITELQNQIIGSGGTRASWSTKR; the protein is encoded by the exons ATGGTGTCTCTAATAAAGAAACAATTACTGAAGCATCTGTCAAG GTTCACCAAGAATCTGTCGGcagataaaataaatttaagtaCATTTAAAGGAGAAGGTGAATTATCTAATTTAGAACTTGATGAAATAGTTTTGACAGATCTGTTAGAATTGCCGTCATGGCTCAGACTAACGAATGCTTGGTGCAATAAAGTATCATTTCGCATACAATGGACTAAACTGAGAAGTGTTCCTATAGTTTtg aGTTTAGATGAAGTTCATATAGAAGTAGAAACTTGTGAAGATTTAAgagatttatcttccatgcaaggATTGTCTTCGTACACAGGTCCTACAAAATATTCTTTTATACACAAAGTAATCGATGGAATAACAGTGACTGTTAATACTGTATCAGTTACATTTAAAAGCCCTGCATTTATTGCTTCGGTTcag ATGAATCGTATCATTGTGGAATCAAAGTCTCCGACATGGCAACGTTGTGATTTAAGAACTACTAGGTTGAAAGATCCTGATCGTGGACAGTTACTTATCTTCAAAGAACTTGAGTGGCAAACAGTCAGAATAGAAGCACAAAGTACTAAAGATAAGAATCTAACTCCTTTACGTTTACTTACAAATCAAGCAAGATGTCGAATCACTATCAAGAAAAGAATCTCAG ATTGTTTTGTTATGGGATCAAGACTGATTCTTATATTGGATGACCTTCTATGGGTTTTAACAGATTCACAGTTAAAAGCAGCTCTTCATTTTATTGACTCCCTTGGTGGCTTAATAGAAAAAGCCACAATTTTAGAACGCAAAACAAAAGCTGCTAGAAAATTAGag GTATTGCCGGAATATCAAGCACAAATATCACAGCAATCCAGAACGAAAAATCAATTTAACACTgttatttcgaaaatatttacCAGATACGATGTTGTAGAAACATCATATCACTTTCTCTGTCAAagaattgatttgcatttatGCGACGACATTGGCA ATGGTAGATCCTCCCATCCTGATTTAAAAGATGGTGGGGCATTGCAAATTTCACTAGTTAGATTTCAAATTGATTATTATCCATATCATTTGGCAATGGCTGATAGAAAACATTGGGCCAAGTACAGAGAAAATGCTACCCGACATAGTCAGTGGTTGCAACAATCATTGAGTTCTTTTCGAAGCCAGTTTATGGATCTCATTGATTCTGGTAGAACTCAACACTCTCCTTTGACAAGAAGTCAAGGAAACGTTGCAG tTAGCAATACCAAAGGTTCTGGAGAAAATTTGGAAAAGAACAATCAAACGCAAAATGCAAACGCATTTTCCAATGATCAAAAGAAATCACAGCATCCGAGCGGTAATCCagtaaaaaattatattctagAACAGCTCGCCAAATTGATGACAACATGTATCATAATAAGAATCGATGACTTTACTTTGTATAAAGTAACAACGACATCTCGCAATCCTATACCGAAAGAATTTATTACAG GTGATAGGGACAGGTTTTATCTACCAGAAGACGTAACGATTCTTCACGCTGAATTTACATACTATTATTACCCTGGAGACATAACATTTCCAT TGCCACCACCAAAGTTTTATGTACAACTGAATCCTATTCAAGTAAACTTTGATGTTTGTTCCTGTTTATGGTTTAATTCTTTTGCATTGAACTTACATCACTCTTTAATGAGTAAAGATAAACACACAACACATACTTCCACTAACTTAATGTACTTTGATGTAAaaattgaagctatacttcCAAGA ATAGTCTTTGAAAGTCAACAAGATTATCCAAACCAAAAGGATAGGCCGAAGTCATTACATATTCAGACTTCAAGGGCATCGATTACAAATGTCCGATCAACTGAAAGATCTTCGAGAGCAGATTTGGCTCAGTGCTTAAATGCTTTCCAAATGGGTCAGATGTTCTTCAGCACTGAATTCCctaacaaaacaaacgattatCAGGTTGTAACAGATAAATTTTTAGCGCATTGTGCAG GCACTGATAACGTGCGCCATCCACCCGCAAATTTTACTAGTAACTCTGTAACTGAATTGGTTCGCCAATTAAATAGAGAACTTTTGTGGACAGAAGCAAAGGATGTATGGTGCTGTAATTTGGAACCCGTATGGGGCGATTTCTTTGGTGCACGTGCAGTTGGACAAAATCGTCCAGTGCCATTTCTCGACGCATTTCCCTTAACACTATGGTGTTACATGTCGATGAACTCATCGAATTCGGAAAAATTTTCAACCGCTGATATTCATGGCCTTGCATACATAAGCAATTTAGTTAGCGTACAGATAAATcattatcaatatttatttttactgaGATTATCAGAAGTTCTATCGGAGATGGCAACATATCTGACCAttgattcaaataaaatattaaacgagAATTCCGGCAGCTCACTTATTATTGGTGCTCTGATACCACAAGTTGAAGTAACTTTTGTTATGCCATCCCACACACCTGGCAAAGAAAATTCAGGCGCAGATGTGGAATCAGTGGTACCGGATACATCTAGCATAGCGGATGAAATTGTAAATGCAACTGCTCAGTGGCACAATAGTATAGACCGACCTGATTTTAACAGTAAAAAGATTAATATAAATAACGAAGATGTGATTATGGCAACGCCGCAAAGCGAAGCATCATCGATATTATCAATGGATTTCATGCATACTGTTATTCCAAATCAACCCGTTGTTACATTTAAGCAGAACGGTCCAAATAAGCATGATCCATTAGCTGTACACGAAAAGCAATATATCGGTATAGAAGAAGAAAAAGCATTGCCTACTATGCGAACTATACCTGAATCCACAGTGAAACATAGTAAAGGAGATTCATCTTCGAATGCACCATTCATtcctaataatttcaatattggTCTTTCCTCTATGAAAAAAGGTCTGAGTAATTTAATGACATCATTTGATTCCGCTTTAAAAGCTTCTCCCGAGGATGGTAGCAGTGATACAGTGTCTATAAGAAGCGATATTAGTTCTGATAGCGAAAATTATGTATTGGTCAGTCTGCAAGATCAAGAAAAATTAGATACGATGTTTTCTGTTGATAATACAATGCGAATAACAACAGTAGAAGAAGCTAGCGAAGTAGTGGAAGAAACTCCTGATACCCAAAGCGAAAAATCCTTGGATAGCGTGTGTAAACGTAAAGATATT GTGTCTATGGCAACATTTAAATTGTCCAAAGTTGAATTTATTCAACAGTCTTACGGATACGCATCTTCCATCAAGGTTCAAGTATCGAATGTCGGTAATGACGAGTGTTCATCTATACCATGGGATGAATTTCAG ACAAAATTCAGTGCACGATCTAGAGGTTGggttgaattagcttcagattcgaactgtagatcatgtatcaaacttCGTTTGGATCATGACTTAAAATGCAAATCCGATTCTTACAAACTGTCTCAAGCGAGCCATGTCACAAGCAACAAGAATGTGCAATCATCTCAAAGTCAAAGTTATAATACCGAGCTGGATATAGATACTGGAATAATTGATATACACAACAAACAAAGTGTGTTAGatctattcgaagataaattAGATATTAAAATTACTGACATATCAATGATTTTATCAATGAGCTCAATAAGCGGGCTTAAAGATTTGTTTGAAGATGAAATCATACCTAAGCCAATACCAACCCAG atATATTTAGAGTCTATTTCATTACATTTGAATGAAGATCGTCCACCAACTAATATTACTTCGCCAGGACCGATTCCTATAGATATGAATATTTCAAAACTTAGAATAATGCGAGATATAAATGGTGCTTTTCATATTGAACCAGTTG TGAATATGTTGAGCTCCAATGATTCTTTCATAACGTTATCAAACAATGATAATCAAACAGATCAGAATGTAGACtacgaaatagaaataaatcTTTTAAGAAAGTCTAGCAAGCAGTTGAAGTCAGATAACGAGGAGCTTCGTCGACGTGTTGACACTCTGGAAAAATTGTCCGAGGAGAATGCAAAATTAATGCGCGTTAAAGAGGAATCCGATGCAGTAAAATTACATTTAAATGCGGCGCAAGAGGATATACAGATGCTTCTACGAGAGAAGAAAGCCTTGCAAGAAACAATAACAGAGCTTCAGAATCAAATAATTGGAAGTGGTGGTACCCGTGCATCTTGGTCAACCAAAAGATAG